In Nocardioides sp., the following proteins share a genomic window:
- a CDS encoding c-type cytochrome, with product MLLGLVAAGGLYTLFTPAQATQAESDTALVAKGRELFIQGCAYCHGLNGEGKQRVSGTNYGPPLVGAGAAAVDFQVGTGRMPMARPDAQAPRKPVVYSEEDIAALAAYVASLGPGPAIPDGSEYSTDGLSDEELEAAVTRGGQIFLTNCTACHNFEGSGGAMPNGGYAPTIRGVESKYIYEAMLTGPSNMDVFSNGNLSPDEKRDVIAYLKSLEENPGYGGFSLGGLGPVSEGMFAWLFGIGGLVGFAVWIAAHTTRASKNDTEEVNA from the coding sequence ATGTTGCTCGGCCTCGTGGCGGCCGGTGGGCTCTACACCCTGTTCACCCCCGCCCAGGCCACGCAGGCCGAGTCGGACACGGCACTAGTAGCCAAGGGTCGCGAGCTCTTCATCCAGGGATGCGCGTACTGCCACGGCCTCAACGGCGAGGGCAAGCAGCGCGTCTCGGGAACCAACTACGGCCCGCCGCTGGTCGGCGCCGGCGCCGCCGCCGTGGACTTCCAGGTCGGCACCGGTCGGATGCCGATGGCGCGCCCCGACGCCCAGGCGCCGCGCAAGCCTGTGGTCTACAGCGAGGAAGACATCGCCGCGCTGGCCGCGTATGTCGCCTCCCTCGGCCCCGGCCCGGCGATTCCGGACGGTTCCGAGTACTCCACCGACGGCCTCAGCGACGAGGAGTTGGAGGCCGCGGTGACGCGGGGTGGGCAGATCTTCTTGACCAACTGCACCGCCTGCCACAACTTCGAGGGCTCCGGCGGCGCAATGCCCAACGGTGGGTACGCCCCCACGATCCGTGGCGTCGAGTCCAAGTACATCTACGAGGCCATGCTGACCGGCCCGTCCAACATGGACGTCTTCTCCAACGGCAACCTGTCGCCCGACGAGAAGCGTGACGTGATCGCGTACCTGAAATCACTGGAGGAGAACCCCGGCTACGGCGGCTTCAGCCTCGGTGGCCTCGGCCCGGTCTCCGAGGGCATGTTCGCCTGGCTGTTCGGCATCGGCGGCCTCGTGGGGTTCGCCGTCTGGATCGCGGCACACACCACGCGTGCCTCCAAGAACGACACTGAAGAGGTGAACGCGTGA
- a CDS encoding heme-copper oxidase subunit III: MRPVATAAALPASRLHGHHDRPSMVSVGTIIWLSSELMFFAALFAAYFTVRSVSEPLWAQETQLLNVPFSSVNTIILVLSSVTCQLGVFAAERGQVGRTGPVWKVAGWGLREWFILTFIMGSIFIGGQAFEYAELVHHGLTIPSSAYGTLFYLATGFHGIHVTGGLIAFLFVLGRTYIARRFTHEQAVSAIVVSYYWHFVDVVWIALFAAIYLIK; the protein is encoded by the coding sequence ATGAGGCCCGTGGCGACAGCAGCGGCTCTCCCGGCATCCCGACTTCACGGGCATCACGACCGACCCAGCATGGTCAGCGTGGGCACGATCATCTGGCTCTCCAGCGAGCTGATGTTCTTCGCGGCACTGTTCGCGGCCTACTTCACCGTGCGCTCGGTGAGCGAGCCCTTGTGGGCGCAGGAGACTCAGCTATTGAACGTGCCGTTCTCCTCGGTCAACACCATCATCCTGGTGCTCTCCTCGGTGACCTGCCAGCTCGGCGTCTTCGCCGCTGAACGTGGCCAGGTGGGTCGCACCGGGCCCGTGTGGAAGGTCGCAGGGTGGGGCCTGCGCGAGTGGTTCATCCTCACGTTCATCATGGGCTCGATCTTCATCGGCGGCCAGGCGTTCGAGTACGCCGAACTCGTCCACCACGGCCTCACGATCCCGTCGTCGGCCTACGGCACCCTGTTCTATCTCGCCACCGGCTTCCACGGCATCCATGTGACCGGTGGCCTCATCGCCTTCCTCTTCGTGCTCGGGCGCACCTATATTGCGCGGCGTTTCACTCACGAGCAGGCGGTCAGCGCCATCGTCGTGTCCTACTACTGGCACTTCGTCGATGTCGTCTGGATCGCCTTGTTCGCCGCCATCTACCTGATCAAATGA
- a CDS encoding NlpC/P60 family protein gives MTFRDRLSTPRARFAIGALGLAAAVGSTFVVVNPASAEPSVDQVSKRVDTLYHQAEEAQERYHDATLELTDIQRDLKSLKADERRQAARLERARSAVEDAIVGQYEGQNLSAVGQVVVSDDPQAFLNQLSTMSAYSDFQDQLFSEYSVELKALDIRRDSTEKRAAEAADVERSLAKEKKQVDAKLADAKALLADLKEKERASIVSRGGSPIASNIDVPASGRAGIAVRTALAQVGDAYVYGAMGPNAFDCSGLTMYAWGAAGVGLPHSSRAQFSSGPRIAASQLQPGDLVFYYSPISHVGMYIGNGMIVHAANPSSGVLVAPLYSMPYVGAVRPG, from the coding sequence GTGACTTTCCGCGATCGGTTGAGCACGCCGCGTGCTCGTTTCGCCATCGGTGCCCTCGGCCTCGCCGCAGCGGTCGGCTCGACCTTCGTGGTCGTCAACCCCGCCTCGGCCGAACCGTCGGTCGACCAGGTCAGCAAGCGCGTCGACACGCTCTACCACCAGGCCGAGGAGGCCCAAGAGCGCTATCACGATGCCACGTTGGAGTTGACCGACATCCAGCGCGACCTCAAGTCCCTCAAGGCCGATGAGCGCCGCCAGGCCGCGCGCCTCGAGCGCGCCCGTAGCGCCGTCGAGGACGCGATCGTGGGCCAGTACGAGGGGCAGAACCTCTCCGCGGTAGGCCAGGTCGTCGTGTCCGACGACCCACAGGCCTTCCTCAACCAGCTGTCCACGATGTCGGCCTACAGCGACTTCCAGGACCAACTGTTCTCCGAGTACTCCGTCGAGCTCAAGGCGCTCGACATTCGCCGAGACTCCACCGAGAAGCGTGCCGCCGAGGCTGCGGACGTGGAGCGCTCGCTGGCCAAGGAGAAGAAGCAGGTCGACGCCAAGTTGGCCGACGCCAAGGCACTCCTGGCCGATCTCAAGGAGAAGGAGCGCGCGTCCATCGTCTCGCGCGGCGGTTCTCCGATCGCGAGCAACATCGACGTGCCTGCCTCCGGTCGTGCCGGGATCGCGGTGCGCACCGCACTGGCGCAGGTGGGCGACGCCTACGTCTACGGTGCGATGGGGCCCAACGCCTTCGACTGCTCCGGTCTGACCATGTACGCGTGGGGCGCTGCGGGCGTCGGCCTGCCGCACTCGTCGCGGGCTCAGTTCAGCTCCGGCCCGCGGATCGCGGCCTCGCAGTTGCAGCCCGGCGACCTGGTCTTCTACTACAGCCCCATCAGTCACGTGGGGATGTACATCGGCAACGGGATGATCGTGCACGCGGCGAACCCGAGTTCGGGCGTGCTGGTCGCGCCGCTGTATTCGATGCCGTACGTCGGCGCGGTGCGCCCTGGCTGA
- a CDS encoding DEDD exonuclease domain-containing protein — translation MTTTAVRARWEPQRSLDELGRPLRDITFCVVDLETTGASAQQGCMITEIGAVKVCGGEVLGEFQTLVNPHSAIPPFIAMLTGISDSMVHDAPGIESALPAFLEFAQGCVLVAHNAPFDVGFLRHFAAEQGRAWPRFEVLDTARLARRVITRDDAPNCKLSSLAQVFNSSTTPNHRALADARATVDVLHGLMERLGGLGVHTLEELQTFTSRVTPAQRRKRHLAEALPHAPGVYLFQDDQDRVLYIGTSRDLRTRVRSYFTGSETRSRMGEMVGIATRVTGIECATTLEAQVRELRLIATHKPRYNRRSRFPEKVHFIKLTRETWPRLSLVRRVLDDDADYLGPFGSRKTADKVLAAIHDTFPIRQCTDRLAATPTRSACVLAEMGRCLSPCDGSTDAQTYSALTEQVRRALWRDPEEIVDSHVGKMARLSDAERFEEARVHRDRLAAFVRSASRTQRLQALTQCSELIATQRDDSGRWAVHVIRFGRLAAAGIIPPASDAHAYVASLRAGAETVTAGPGPVPAATAEETERILAWLESPGVRLVDVIGEWTCPLAGAARHLSLHDATEQSRLSLVPFDERRAISTVHQPVR, via the coding sequence ATGACGACGACCGCCGTACGTGCTCGCTGGGAGCCCCAGCGGAGCCTCGACGAACTCGGGCGTCCGTTGCGCGACATCACGTTCTGCGTGGTCGACCTGGAGACGACCGGAGCCTCCGCGCAGCAGGGCTGCATGATCACCGAGATCGGGGCCGTCAAGGTCTGCGGCGGCGAGGTGCTCGGTGAGTTCCAGACACTGGTCAATCCGCACAGCGCGATCCCGCCCTTCATCGCGATGCTGACCGGGATCAGCGACTCGATGGTCCACGACGCGCCCGGGATCGAGAGTGCGCTACCTGCGTTCTTGGAGTTCGCGCAAGGGTGCGTGCTGGTGGCGCACAACGCCCCCTTCGACGTGGGTTTCCTGCGCCACTTCGCGGCGGAACAGGGGCGCGCCTGGCCACGCTTCGAAGTGCTCGACACCGCCCGACTCGCCCGACGGGTGATCACCCGCGACGACGCGCCCAACTGCAAGCTCTCCTCCCTGGCACAGGTGTTCAACTCCTCCACGACCCCCAATCACCGCGCCCTGGCCGACGCCCGCGCGACCGTCGACGTGCTGCACGGTCTGATGGAGCGCCTAGGTGGACTGGGGGTGCACACGTTGGAGGAATTGCAGACCTTCACCTCTCGCGTGACGCCCGCACAGAGACGCAAACGCCACCTCGCCGAGGCCCTACCGCACGCCCCGGGGGTCTATCTCTTCCAAGACGATCAGGATCGCGTGCTGTACATCGGCACGTCACGCGATCTGCGCACCCGGGTGCGCAGCTACTTCACCGGCTCCGAGACCCGCTCCCGGATGGGCGAGATGGTCGGGATCGCGACTCGAGTCACCGGCATCGAGTGCGCCACCACGCTGGAGGCGCAGGTGCGCGAGCTGCGACTGATCGCGACGCACAAGCCGCGCTACAACCGCCGATCGCGCTTCCCCGAGAAGGTGCACTTCATCAAGCTCACTCGCGAGACCTGGCCTCGCCTCTCACTCGTACGCCGGGTTCTCGACGACGACGCGGACTATCTGGGGCCTTTCGGCTCACGCAAGACCGCGGACAAGGTGTTGGCCGCCATCCACGACACCTTCCCCATCCGCCAATGCACCGACCGGCTCGCCGCGACCCCGACGCGCTCGGCCTGCGTACTGGCCGAGATGGGCAGATGTCTTTCACCGTGCGACGGGTCCACCGACGCTCAGACCTACTCCGCCCTCACCGAGCAGGTGCGTCGTGCCCTCTGGCGCGACCCGGAGGAGATTGTGGACAGTCACGTGGGGAAGATGGCCCGTCTCTCCGACGCCGAACGCTTCGAGGAGGCCCGAGTGCACCGCGACCGCCTCGCGGCCTTCGTCCGATCAGCGTCGCGCACGCAGCGTCTTCAGGCGCTCACGCAATGCAGCGAATTGATCGCGACGCAGCGCGACGACTCGGGGCGTTGGGCCGTCCACGTCATCCGTTTTGGCCGGCTGGCAGCCGCAGGAATCATCCCGCCCGCGTCCGACGCCCACGCGTACGTCGCGAGCCTGCGCGCGGGCGCTGAGACCGTCACCGCCGGCCCGGGGCCTGTGCCCGCAGCCACCGCGGAGGAGACCGAGCGGATCTTGGCCTGGCTGGAGTCGCCGGGCGTACGCCTGGTCGACGTGATCGGCGAATGGACCTGCCCTCTCGCGGGGGCAGCTCGGCACCTGTCACTGCACGACGCGACCGAGCAGTCCCGACTCAGCCTGGTGCCGTTCGACGAGCGGCGCGCGATCTCCACGGTCCACCAGCCGGTGCGATGA
- the trpD gene encoding anthranilate phosphoribosyltransferase, translating to MSSTWADILTALISHADLQPDQARWAMGQILEGNATPAQIAGFAVALRTKGEVAAEMTGLADAMLSAANQIQVEGRLLDVVGTGADRSMSVNISTMSAIVAAGAGVTVVKHGNRSASSLCGSADVLEALGVRLDLPPERVGEVAREAGITFCFSAVFHPAMRHAAVPRRELGVGTAFNFLGPLTNPSRPAAQAIGCADPRMAPVMAQVFADRGVDAWVFRGDDGLDELTTTTTSQVWWVHDHQVQHTSLEPSVLGLAPATTEQLRGGDPAFNAEVTRRLLAGEPGPVRDAVLLNAGAALAVHGSPDIAPAEAIGAGITRAAESIDSGAAGESLDRWIEATTA from the coding sequence GTGAGTTCCACCTGGGCGGACATCCTGACCGCCTTGATCTCGCATGCGGATCTGCAGCCTGACCAGGCGCGCTGGGCGATGGGACAGATCCTGGAAGGCAATGCGACGCCGGCCCAGATCGCGGGCTTCGCGGTGGCGCTGCGTACCAAGGGTGAAGTGGCCGCCGAGATGACCGGGCTGGCCGACGCGATGCTGTCCGCCGCGAACCAGATCCAGGTGGAGGGCCGACTGCTCGACGTAGTGGGCACCGGCGCAGACCGTTCGATGTCGGTCAACATCTCCACTATGTCCGCGATCGTGGCTGCCGGTGCCGGTGTCACGGTGGTCAAGCACGGCAACCGGTCGGCGTCGTCGCTGTGCGGCTCGGCCGACGTGCTGGAGGCTTTGGGCGTACGCCTGGATCTGCCTCCTGAACGCGTTGGCGAGGTGGCGCGCGAAGCGGGCATCACGTTCTGCTTCTCGGCGGTCTTCCACCCCGCGATGAGGCATGCGGCGGTGCCGCGCCGCGAGCTCGGTGTCGGGACGGCCTTCAATTTCCTCGGCCCGCTGACCAACCCCTCGCGTCCCGCCGCTCAGGCGATCGGATGCGCCGATCCACGAATGGCGCCGGTCATGGCGCAGGTGTTCGCCGACCGTGGTGTCGATGCTTGGGTCTTCCGTGGGGATGACGGACTCGACGAACTCACCACCACCACGACCTCCCAGGTCTGGTGGGTGCACGACCACCAGGTGCAACACACCTCCTTGGAACCTTCGGTCCTCGGCCTGGCTCCTGCCACGACCGAGCAATTGCGCGGTGGTGACCCGGCTTTCAACGCGGAAGTGACCAGGCGGCTGTTGGCCGGCGAACCAGGACCGGTACGTGATGCGGTGCTGCTCAACGCGGGTGCGGCGCTCGCCGTCCACGGATCCCCTGACATCGCTCCTGCGGAGGCGATCGGGGCGGGCATTACGCGTGCTGCTGAGTCGATCGATTCCGGCGCTGCCGGTGAGAGCCTGGACCGGTGGATCGAGGCGACCACCGCCTGA
- a CDS encoding SRPBCC family protein: MAEQTSSSIVIEAEPADVMEVIGDFSAYPEWAKGVKIAEVRSETDGWADRVHFLLDVPPIRDEYTLEYQWDGYDGVTWRLVEGNVLTHMDGAYLLRDLGGSTEVTYRLALDVSIPLIGMIKRKGERIIIDTALKGLKQRVERAD; this comes from the coding sequence ATGGCCGAACAGACTTCGTCCTCGATCGTCATCGAGGCGGAACCCGCCGACGTCATGGAGGTGATCGGCGACTTCTCGGCATACCCCGAGTGGGCCAAGGGCGTGAAGATCGCCGAGGTGCGCTCCGAGACCGACGGTTGGGCCGACCGTGTCCACTTCCTGCTCGACGTGCCGCCGATCCGAGACGAATACACGTTGGAATACCAATGGGACGGCTATGACGGGGTCACCTGGCGGCTGGTCGAGGGCAACGTGCTGACCCACATGGACGGGGCGTATCTGCTGCGCGACCTCGGTGGCAGCACCGAGGTCACCTATCGCCTGGCCCTCGACGTCTCGATCCCGTTGATCGGGATGATCAAGCGCAAGGGTGAGCGGATCATCATCGACACCGCACTCAAGGGCCTCAAGCAGCGCGTCGAGCGCGCCGACTGA
- a CDS encoding Lrp/AsnC ligand binding domain-containing protein yields the protein MITAIVFVKADVASIPEVAEGIAALEGVSEVYSVTGQIDLIALVRVRQHEDVARVVADRLNKVPGVLSTETHIAFRAYSRHDLEAAFSLGLD from the coding sequence ATGATCACCGCCATCGTCTTCGTGAAGGCCGACGTCGCGTCCATTCCCGAGGTCGCCGAGGGCATCGCGGCGCTCGAAGGGGTGAGCGAGGTCTACTCCGTCACCGGACAGATCGACCTCATCGCACTCGTGCGGGTCCGCCAGCACGAGGACGTGGCACGCGTCGTGGCCGACCGTCTCAACAAGGTCCCAGGCGTGCTTTCCACCGAGACTCACATCGCGTTCCGCGCCTATTCGCGCCACGACCTCGAAGCCGCATTCTCGCTTGGGCTGGACTGA
- a CDS encoding M48 family metallopeptidase, with protein sequence MSARRWAWLTLIIGLAAFLVVFWWRVPWQPVPGGTPAAVPASEVFTREEIARAEHYSRWIRVWSWSSLVISLLTVVALARSQRLGEWLSRGRWAPRVAIAVVVVTTVGMLTTLPTGLAGWRLRRMHGLSTQHWWEYLRDDLQSTGIQLAVLSLMLIVAVGLARKRPRDWPLWAGLLAAGFVVAGSYVYPVVIEPAFNDFSSLPDGPLRTQVFELADAQHVVIEDVLVADASRRTTTLNAYVSGFGATRRVVLYDNLVEELPDDEVLAVVAHELAHASHGDVVTGTLLGAAGTWCGVGLLGLLMGGRMSSARTVPLVLALIAFGSLAAAPVENAISRRLETRADYEGLLATGDGAPVVRMQRQLALHSLADATPPRWMHLWFGSHPTTLQRIALAQRFTTEP encoded by the coding sequence ATGAGCGCCAGGCGGTGGGCCTGGCTCACCCTGATCATCGGTCTCGCGGCCTTCCTGGTCGTGTTCTGGTGGCGGGTGCCCTGGCAGCCGGTGCCGGGAGGAACACCGGCGGCGGTGCCCGCGTCGGAGGTGTTCACCCGCGAGGAGATCGCGCGCGCTGAGCACTATTCCCGGTGGATCCGGGTCTGGTCGTGGTCCTCCCTGGTGATCAGTCTCCTCACGGTCGTGGCCCTGGCTCGCTCGCAGAGGCTGGGCGAGTGGCTCTCGCGCGGGCGATGGGCGCCGCGGGTCGCGATCGCCGTGGTGGTGGTGACGACCGTCGGCATGCTGACCACGCTGCCGACCGGACTGGCCGGATGGCGACTGCGGCGGATGCACGGATTGTCGACACAGCACTGGTGGGAGTACCTGCGCGACGACCTGCAGAGCACCGGCATCCAACTGGCGGTGCTGTCCTTGATGTTGATCGTGGCGGTGGGCTTGGCCCGGAAACGTCCTCGCGACTGGCCGCTGTGGGCGGGGCTGCTCGCGGCCGGGTTCGTCGTCGCAGGGTCGTACGTCTATCCGGTCGTCATCGAACCCGCGTTCAACGACTTCTCGTCACTGCCGGATGGCCCGTTGCGTACGCAGGTCTTCGAATTGGCCGACGCCCAGCACGTGGTGATCGAGGATGTCCTCGTCGCGGATGCGTCGCGGCGCACGACCACCCTGAACGCGTACGTGTCGGGCTTCGGCGCCACCAGGCGAGTCGTGCTCTACGACAACCTGGTCGAGGAGTTGCCCGACGACGAGGTGCTCGCGGTCGTGGCTCACGAACTGGCTCATGCGAGCCACGGCGACGTGGTGACCGGCACCCTGTTGGGCGCTGCCGGGACCTGGTGCGGAGTCGGGTTGCTCGGACTCCTCATGGGCGGCCGGATGTCGTCGGCGCGGACGGTGCCACTCGTGCTGGCGCTGATCGCGTTCGGCTCCCTGGCCGCGGCTCCGGTCGAGAACGCGATCAGCCGCAGACTCGAGACACGTGCCGACTACGAAGGACTGCTCGCCACCGGCGACGGCGCCCCGGTCGTACGCATGCAACGCCAGTTGGCGCTGCACTCCCTGGCCGATGCCACCCCACCGCGCTGGATGCACCTGTGGTTCGGCAGCCATCCGACGACCCTGCAACGGATCGCGCTGGCTCAGCGGTTCACGACCGAGCCCTGA
- a CDS encoding cytochrome c oxidase assembly protein: MSLISPLLASSEAAGDLSLPPFTWGRAFTGWGLDPYMFVLTVWVCGLYLLGVRTLRARGDHWPISRTLFFCLGGMGTFFFATSSGIGRYDTTLLSAHMIQHMLITMGAPLLLALGAPVTLALRTLPKRGRAVLLAVLHSRVAKVLTFPPLVFALFVLSPWALYFSGWYEASLNSEYIHEMTHVHLMLTGSLFFWPLAGIDPVPGRVGYPFRVLMVLMTLPFHAFLGITIMDQNTPLAGDYYSALREGPMGSWLPPMLEDQHLAGGILWATGDLFGLLLFLVLFTQWVRASMKEAAREDRRLDLLEARHR; the protein is encoded by the coding sequence ATGAGCCTGATCAGCCCCCTGCTCGCCTCGTCGGAGGCGGCGGGAGATCTCTCGCTGCCGCCCTTCACCTGGGGACGTGCGTTCACCGGTTGGGGTCTGGATCCCTACATGTTCGTCCTCACGGTGTGGGTCTGCGGGCTGTATCTGCTCGGGGTACGCACCCTGCGTGCTCGCGGTGACCATTGGCCCATCTCCAGGACCCTGTTCTTCTGCCTGGGGGGCATGGGGACGTTCTTCTTCGCGACCTCGTCGGGGATCGGTCGTTACGACACGACGCTGCTCAGCGCCCACATGATCCAGCACATGCTGATCACGATGGGTGCTCCGCTGTTGCTGGCGCTGGGCGCCCCGGTGACGCTAGCCCTGCGTACGTTGCCCAAACGCGGCCGGGCGGTGCTGCTGGCGGTGTTGCACTCGCGCGTCGCGAAGGTCCTCACCTTCCCCCCGTTGGTGTTCGCCCTGTTCGTCTTGAGCCCCTGGGCGCTGTATTTCTCCGGTTGGTACGAGGCCAGCTTGAACTCCGAGTACATCCATGAGATGACGCACGTGCACCTGATGCTGACCGGGTCGCTCTTCTTCTGGCCCCTGGCCGGGATCGACCCGGTGCCGGGCCGGGTGGGTTATCCCTTCCGCGTCCTGATGGTCTTGATGACGTTGCCGTTCCACGCGTTCTTGGGCATCACGATCATGGACCAGAACACCCCGCTGGCGGGTGACTACTATTCCGCGCTGCGAGAGGGACCGATGGGTTCCTGGCTGCCGCCGATGCTGGAGGATCAGCACTTGGCCGGAGGGATCCTGTGGGCCACCGGCGACCTGTTCGGCCTGCTGCTCTTCCTCGTGCTGTTCACCCAGTGGGTCCGGGCGTCGATGAAAGAGGCGGCGCGAGAAGACCGTCGGCTGGACCTCCTGGAAGCGCGGCATCGGTGA
- a CDS encoding AMP-dependent synthetase/ligase — protein sequence MPGTVVIPGGTVREFANPLTHEIPPSANLTDVVVRNASEHPEAVLFSRPISGPVSGPVSGPVSGPVSGPDSGPAGDGWADVTAAQFRDEVRAVAKGLIASGIEPGDRVALISRTRYEWTLLDYAIWSAGAVTVPIYETSSPEQVSWILGDSEAKAVITETPAHTAKVTSVRTDLACLHHVWAIEDNAVEVLSRLGADVSDATWDERRRSATSQTAATFVYTSGTTGRPKGCVLTHGNFLFELTVATDELHVLFDDPDASTLLFLPLAHVFARIIQVGCVMKRVRVRHAPDIRNLVDDLAEFQPTFVLAVPRVFEKIFNTASQRATADGKGAIFQRAADAAIAYSRGLEAGRVPLSVRARHAVFSRLLFGRFRAALGGRCRYAISGGAPLGERLGHFYRGVGLTILEGYGLTETTAALTVNLPDAVKVGTVGRPLPGTHVRVAHDGELLFRGGQVFSGYWHNPEASAEALDDAGWFHTGDLGEIDEEGFVRITGRKKEILVTAGGKNVAPGLLEDRVRAHPLVSQCLVVGDGEPFIAALVTLDEEHLAPWAKANGLSAEPADLLHEPALIREIQGAIDAANESVSKAESIRKFRILAQDWTEERGHVTPSLKLKRNVVLREFKDDVAALYL from the coding sequence TTGCCTGGCACCGTCGTGATCCCCGGAGGAACTGTGCGCGAGTTCGCCAACCCTTTGACCCACGAGATCCCACCCTCGGCGAACCTGACCGACGTGGTGGTACGCAACGCCTCGGAGCATCCCGAGGCCGTTCTGTTCTCCAGGCCGATCTCTGGGCCGGTCTCTGGGCCGGTCTCTGGGCCGGTCTCTGGGCCGGTCTCTGGGCCGGACTCTGGGCCGGCCGGCGACGGCTGGGCCGATGTCACCGCGGCGCAGTTCCGCGACGAGGTACGCGCGGTCGCCAAGGGACTGATCGCCTCCGGGATCGAGCCCGGGGACCGGGTGGCCCTCATCTCACGCACCCGTTATGAGTGGACCCTGCTCGACTACGCGATCTGGAGCGCCGGAGCGGTCACCGTGCCGATCTATGAGACGTCCTCACCCGAGCAGGTGTCGTGGATCCTCGGCGACTCCGAGGCCAAGGCCGTGATCACGGAGACCCCTGCCCATACCGCCAAGGTGACGAGCGTACGGACGGACCTGGCGTGTTTGCACCACGTGTGGGCGATCGAAGACAACGCCGTGGAGGTGTTGTCTCGGCTCGGCGCCGACGTGTCCGACGCGACCTGGGACGAACGCCGCCGCAGTGCCACCTCGCAGACCGCCGCCACGTTCGTCTACACCAGTGGCACCACCGGGAGGCCGAAAGGATGCGTCCTGACGCATGGCAACTTCCTGTTCGAGCTGACCGTCGCGACCGACGAACTCCACGTGCTCTTCGACGACCCGGACGCGTCCACGCTGCTCTTCTTGCCCCTCGCGCACGTCTTCGCCCGCATCATCCAGGTCGGTTGCGTGATGAAGCGGGTGCGGGTGCGCCACGCACCCGACATCCGCAACCTGGTCGATGACCTGGCCGAGTTCCAGCCCACCTTCGTGCTCGCCGTGCCGCGCGTGTTCGAGAAGATCTTCAACACCGCCTCGCAGCGCGCGACCGCCGATGGGAAGGGTGCGATCTTCCAACGCGCGGCCGACGCCGCGATCGCGTACTCACGCGGCCTTGAGGCCGGTCGGGTGCCGCTCTCGGTGCGCGCGCGGCACGCCGTGTTCTCCCGTCTGCTCTTCGGCAGATTCCGCGCCGCACTCGGGGGTCGATGCAGGTACGCCATCTCGGGTGGCGCGCCGCTGGGTGAGCGATTGGGCCACTTCTACCGGGGCGTGGGGCTGACCATTCTCGAGGGGTACGGCCTGACCGAGACCACGGCTGCGCTGACCGTCAACCTTCCCGACGCGGTGAAGGTCGGCACCGTCGGCCGGCCGCTGCCCGGCACGCACGTACGCGTAGCCCACGACGGGGAACTGCTGTTCCGGGGCGGGCAGGTCTTCTCGGGCTATTGGCACAATCCGGAGGCGTCCGCCGAGGCCCTCGACGACGCGGGATGGTTCCACACCGGAGATCTGGGCGAGATCGACGAGGAGGGATTCGTCCGGATCACCGGCCGCAAGAAGGAGATCCTGGTCACCGCAGGCGGCAAGAACGTCGCGCCAGGTCTCCTGGAAGACCGCGTACGCGCTCATCCGCTGGTGTCGCAGTGCCTGGTCGTCGGCGACGGTGAGCCCTTCATCGCCGCTCTCGTCACCCTGGACGAGGAACACCTGGCCCCCTGGGCCAAGGCCAACGGGCTGTCGGCCGAGCCGGCGGACCTGCTGCACGAACCCGCCTTGATCCGCGAGATCCAGGGGGCGATCGACGCCGCGAACGAGTCTGTCTCCAAGGCCGAGTCGATCCGCAAGTTCCGCATCCTGGCGCAGGACTGGACCGAGGAACGCGGCCACGTCACCCCCAGCCTCAAACTCAAACGAAACGTGGTGCTGCGTGAGTTCAAGGACGACGTCGCCGCGCTCTATCTGTGA